From Garra rufa chromosome 19, GarRuf1.0, whole genome shotgun sequence, the proteins below share one genomic window:
- the crebrf gene encoding CREB3 regulatory factor, producing MARLTRKEKTARHRQKVNTDPAARAEYLARKRESFHMQMSDQSSRQNDTMYINSSAPVLTDKQELFFFFILKIKFPPEIDEKIVRLRRRRWQKSFRQGTVDLCSAMPQPSISGMDPPFGDAFQNCPFTDQALTSTDLLANSSDPDFMYELDRDMTCRQSPRGDIFTVGDCKDLDSMDHLPELVDNDPAYSSNFEQWDTYWEDLTKYTRLTSCDIWGTKEVDFLGLDDFSSPYQDEEVIGQTPTLAQLNSEDSQPVCDTLYHPDLLVGQKQLLFPPSTVAKKTNKLSNSANGASSSRNPLPDFAEGSQKATWPVPSSTDTMAKAQFQGPSKASPALLDNMDYVRKAKVRISVPRKPVLESATQISVSASPLIQEHESSASQVSEDPIIVASSTASSNNCEKRVETPKREVPTGSSPEIGTLRTVPHKLHFPTAAGSETLLTVSALGADASAADKKKEEEHNYSLFLTRARLAGKATTDMEEEEEEEEEGEEEEEEEEAEGLDLDDEDHDEGFGSEHELSENDEEEEEEDDEDYEGDKDDYVSDAFSEPGCDTDMVDDVKGLTAGISRKRGKRRYFWEYSEQVIPSKQERMLKPSEWDRDTLPSNMYQKNGLHHGKYTLKKSRRTDVEDLTPNPRKLLQIGNELRKLNKVISDLTPVSELPLTARPRSRKEKNKLASRACRLKKKAQYEANKVKLWGLGTEYDRLLFVINAIKEEIVSRVQDISHDKGTSMTEKLDKLIEDTLVQPPVAGQTSDFVNQILENTGKGDPTGGLVGLRVPTSKV from the exons ATGGCACGATTAACAAGAAAAGAGAAGACTGCTCGTCATAGACAGAAGGTCAACACCGACCCTGCAGCAAGAGCAGAGTATCTTGCAAGGAAAAGAGAGAG TTTCCATATGCAGATGTCTGATCAGTCTTCTAGACAGAATGACACAATGTACATTAACAGCTCAGCACCAGTGCTGACCGAT AAACaagaactctttttttttttcattcttaaaATCAAATTTCCTCCAGAGATTGACGAAAAGATAGTGCGACTGAGACGGAGGAGGTGGCAGAAAAGTTTCCGTCAAGGAACTGTGGATCTGTGCTCTGCAATGCCTCAG CCCAGCATTAGCGGAATGGATCCTCCCTTTGGGGATGCCTTTCAAAACTGCCCTTTTACTGACCAGGCGCTGACCAGCACAGATCTGTTGGCTAACAGTTCTGACCCAGATTTCATGTATGAACTG gATCGGGACATGACTTGTCGCCAGAGCCCTAGAGGAGATATTTTCACAGTTGGGGACTGCAAAGACTTGGACAGCATGGATCATCTACCTGAGCTGGTAGACAACGACCCTGCCTACAGCTCAAACTTTGAGCAATGGGACACGTACTGGGAGGACTTGACTAAATACACTCGCCTCACCAGTTGCGATATCTGGGGCACCAAGGAAGTTGATTTCTTGGGCCTCGATGACTTTTCCAGCCCTTACCAGGACGAGGAGGTGATAGGGCAGACACCCACCTTGGCCCAACTCAACAGTGAGGACTCACAGCCAGTTTGTGACACTCTTTACCATCCGGACTTGCTTGTGGGTCAAAAGCAGCTTTTGTTTCCACCTTCCACCGTGGCCAAGAAGACCAACAAACTCAGCAACTCTGCAAACGGTGCCTCATCGAGTCGCAACCCTTTGCCGGACTTCGCCGAGGGATCCCAGAAAGCTACCTGGCCTGTTCCCTCCAGCACTGACACAATGGCCAAGGCCCAGTTTCAGGGCCCTAGCAAAGCCTCGCCTGCACTTCTGGACAACATGGATTACGTTCGCAAAGCCAAGGTGCGCATCAGCGTACCACGGAAACCCGTACTAGAGAGCGCTACCCAGATTAGTGTTTCTGCCTCACCTCTTATCCAGGAGCACGAGTCGTCAGCTTCGCAGGTCAGCGAGGACCCAATCATCGTCGCTTCTAGCACGGCATCCTCCAATAACTGCGAAAAGAGAGTGGAGACTCCTAAACGAGAGGTACCGACCGGTTCTAGTCCAGAAATAGGGACCCTGAGGACGGTGCCACACAAACTCCACTTCCCCACAGCCGCCGGCAGTGAAACCTTGCTCACCGTGAGTGCCCTCGGAGCCGACGCTTCTGCCGCAGACAAAAAGAAGGAGGAAGAGCACAACTACTCGTTATTCTTAACCAGGGCCAGGCTGGCAGGGAAGGCGACTACTGACATggaagaagaggaagaggaggaggaagaaggcgaggaagaggaagaagaggaggaggcaGAGGGCTTGGATCTAGATGATGAAGACCATGATGAAGGGTTTGGCAGTGAACATGAGCTCTCAGAGAAcgatgaggaagaggaggaggaggatgatgaGGACTATGAGGGCGACAAAGACGACTACGTTAGTGACGCATTCTCAGAGCCAG GATGTGACACTGATATGGTTGATGATGTCAAAGGCCTGACGGCTGGAATTTCCAGGAAGAGGGGAAAGCGTAGATACTTTTGGGAGTATAGCGAGCAGGTCATCCCATCCAAACAAGAGCGCATGCTGAAACCCTCCGAATGGGACAGAGACACCCTTCCCAGCAACATGTACCAAAAGAACGGCCTGCATCATG gaAAATACACCCTGAAGAAGTCACGGCGGACAGACGTTGAAGATCTTACTCCAAACCCTCGAAAACTGCTTCAGATTGGCAATGAACTCCGGAAACTCAATAAAGTTATTAGCGACCTGACGCCGGTTAGTGAGCTACCTCTAACAGCCCGGCCTCGATCACGAAAGGAGAAGAACAAGCTTGCATCCAG GGCCTGCAGGCTGAAAAAGAAAGCTCAGTATGAAGCCAACAAAGTCAAGTTATGGGGCCTTGGGACTGAATATG ATCGTTTGCTATTCGTGATCAATGCAATCAAAGAGGAGATAGTCAGCAGAGTTCAGGATATCTCGCATGACAAAGGAACAAGCATGACGGAGAAGCTGGATAAACTCATTGAGGATACCTTAG TGCAGCCACCAGTGGCCGGCCAGACTTCAGACTTTGTGAATCAGATCCTGGAGAACACTGGGAAAGGAGATCCCACCGGAGGGCTGGTGGGGTTGCGTGTGCCCACATCGAAGGTGTAG